One segment of Salvia splendens isolate huo1 chromosome 20, SspV2, whole genome shotgun sequence DNA contains the following:
- the LOC121782909 gene encoding zinc finger protein BRUTUS-like isoform X3, whose translation MATPVIQNGGVSVMAAAPVDQTGRAAATLRLSSPIRIFLFFHKAIRAELDGLHQTALALATNGSGGDIKQLMKKCHFLRSIYKHHCNAEDEVIFPALDIRVKNVARTYSLEHEGESVLFDQLFTLLGNDMENEESYKRELASCTGALQTSISQHMSKEEEQVFPLLSEKFSFEEQASLVWQFLCSIPVNMMAEFLPWLSSSISPDERLDMRKCLQRIIPDERLLQQIIFNWMDGVTVCNKRKRSEDDPRLSNSSHASPSTEKRDLLPSDCSGIRSSHRSSQYHPVDDILHWHKAIQKELIDIAEAARCIKFTGDFSDLSAFNRRLQFIAEVCIFHSIAEDKVIFPAVEMSFVEEHAAEESEFEKFRCLIESIESAGANSCVEFYSELCSQADHIMEMIKKHFLNEEKLVLPLARKNFSLERQRKLLYQSLCVMPLRLIESVLPWLVGSLSEEEARCFLCNMHMAAPASDTALVTLFTGWACKGYPREICLSSSAIGCYLSKETGETQEHSGRSCRNCACASSSSTTCGQTCEKPIDQANLVCSVENNICTISKTESPKASNQSCCVPGLGVNSNSLGMSSLATVKSVRSLSFGPSAPSLNSSLFNWETDNSSSISGHSRPIDNIFKFHKAIRKDLEFLDIESGKLGDCDETFLRQFTGRFRLLWGLYRAHSNAEDEIVFPALESKETLHNVSHSYTLDHKQEEELFEDISSALAELSQLHGNLSAKAASDNLNESLLGSLSSIDHLQKYNELATKIQGMCKSIKVTLDHHVLREEVELWPLFDRHFSVEEQDKLVGRIIGTTGAEVLQSMLPWVTSALTQEEQNKMVNTWKNATKNTMFSEWLDEWWGGTLAASSQASTSENNISQEIDTHESVDLSDHTFKPGWKDIFRMNQNEIELEMHKVSHDPTLDPRRKAYLLQHLITSKWIAYQQKFSQSTTSEVDDDKDLLGQIPSYRDPEKQIFGCEHYKRNCKLRAACCGKLVACRFCHDEVSDHSMDRKATSEMLCMNCLQVQPVGSVCMTPSCNGLSMAKYYCSSCKFFDDERDVYHCPSCNLCRVGKERRVLKATARYAATFCSHQVRLSGLFHVVITCILLVSRRMLVHTTAVLSAASRWETCRLGLTFHI comes from the exons ATGGCGACGCCGGTTATACAGAACGGCGGCGTTTCGGTGATGGCGGCCGCGCCGGTGGATCAGACCGGCCGGGCGGCGGCCACGCTGAGGCTGTCGTCTCCGATCAGGATATTCCTGTTCTTCCACAAGGCGATTCGAGCAGAGCTGGACGGCCTTCACCAGACTGCCCTGGCTTTGGCAACTAATGGAAGCGGCGGAGATATCAAGCAATTGATGAAGAAGTGTCATTtcttaaggtcaatttacaagcACCATTGCAATGCCGAGGACGAG GTTATATTTCCTGCCCTTGACATCCGTGTGAAGAATGTGGCACGGACTTATTCTCTCGAACATGAGGGTGAAAGTGTGCTTTTTGATCAGTTGTTTACATTGTTAGGGAATGATATGGAAAATGAGGAAAGCTACAAAAGAGAGTTGGCATCTTGTACAGGAGCACTTCAAACATCAATTAGTCAGCACATGTCTAAGGAAGAGGAGCAG GTGTTCCCCTTACTTAGTGAAAAGTTTTCATTTGAGGAGCAGGCATCATTGGTTTGGCAGTTCTTGTGTAGCATTCCTGTAAATATGATGGCAGAATTCCTGCCATGGCTTTCGTCATCAATTTCACCAGATGAAAGGCTGGATATGCGTAAATGCTTGCAGAGAATCATTCCAGATGAAAGACTGCTTCAACAG ATTATTTTTAATTGGATGGATGGGGTAACTGTTTGCAACAAGCGTAAACGTTCTGAAGATGATCCCAGGCTTTCCAATAGCTCTCATGCATCCCCTTCGACTGAAAAAAGAGATCTCCTGCCATCTGATTGTAGTGGTATCAGGTCTTCGCACAGGTCTTCACAATACCATCCAGTGGATGATATATTACATTGGCATAAAGCTATCCAGAAGGAATTGATTGATATCGCTGAAGCAGCTCGATGTATAAAGTTCACTGGAGATTTTTCTGATCTATCTGCCTTCAACAGAAGGCTTCAATTTATAGCTGAAGTCTGTATTTTCCACAG CATTGCTGAGGACAAAGTTATATTCCCTGCTGTAGAAATGTCATTTGTCGAGGAGCATGCAGCAGAAGAAAGTGAATTCGAAAAATTTCGATGCTTAATAGAAAGTATTGAAAGTGCTGGAGCTAACTCATGTGTTGAATTTTATTCTGAACTATGCTCACAGGCTGATCACATAATGGAGATGATAAAGAAGCATTTTCTGAATGAGGAAAAACTG GTACTTCCACTTGCAAGGAAGAATTTCAGCCTGGAGCGACAGCGCAAACTTCTTTACCAGAGCTTATGTGTGATGCCACTCAGATTGATTGAGTCTGTCTTACCATGGTTGGTTGGTTCATTGAGTGAAGAGGAAGCTCGATGCTTTCTTTGTAACATGCACATGGCAG CCCCAGCATCTGACACTGCGTTGGTTACATTGTTTACTGGCTGGGCATGCAAGGGTTATCCTAGGGAAATCTGTTTGTCTTCTAGTGCAATTGGTTGTTATCTTTCCAAGGAAACTGGAGAAACACAAGAGCATTCTGGCAGATCTTGTCGTAACTGTGCCTGTGCAAGTTCTTCCTCTACAACTTGTGGCCAAACATGTGAGAAGCCAATTGATCAGGCAAACTTAGTGTGTTCCGTTGAAAATAATATTTGCACTATTTCAAAGACAGAATCTCCAAAAGCTTCAAATCAGTCTTGTTGTGTTCCTGGCCTAGGAGTGAATAGCAATAGTCTAGGAATGAGTTCGCTAGCCACTGTGAAATCTGTACGCTCATTATCTTTTGGTCCAAGTGCTCCTTCTCTCAACTCTAGTCTTTTTAACTGGGAAACAGATAATAGTTCCAGTATAAGTGGCCATTCAAGGCCAattgataatatttttaaatttcacaaAGCAATCCGGAAAGATTTGGAATTTCTAGATATTGAATCTGGAAAACTAGGTGATTGTGATGAAACTTTCCTGAGACAGTTTACTGGTAGATTTCGTCTTCTCTGGGGTTTGTATAGAGCGCATAGTAATGCAGAGGATGAAATTGTCTTTCCTGCTTTGGAATCAAAGGAAACTCTTCACAATGTCAGTCATTCTTACACGTTGGACCACAAACAGGAAGAAGAATTGTTTGAGGATATCTCATCTGCACTGGCAGAGCTCTCCCAACTTCATGGGAATTTGAGTGCAAAAGCTGCTAGTGACAATTTGAATGAGAGTTTATTGGGTTCTTTGAGTAGTATTGATCATTTACAAAAGTACAATGAGCTGGCTACAAAGATTCAGGGCATGTGCAAATCCATTAAAGTAACATTAGATCATCATGTCCTGCGTGAAGAGGTTGAACTTTGGCCATTGTTTGACCGGCATTTTTCTGTTGAGGAACAAGATAAGCTTGTTGGTCGCATTATTGGAACAACAGGAGCTGAGGTGCTTCAATCAATGCTGCCTTGGGTAACATCTGCTCTTACACAGGAAGAGCAAAACAAGATGGTGAACACATGGAAGAATGCAACTAAGAACACTATGTTCAGTGAATGGCTTGATGAATGGTGGGGAGGGACCCTTGCAGCATCATCACAGGCATCCACATCAGAAAATAACATCTCTCAAG AAATTGATACCCATGAATCTGTGGACCTAAGTGATCATACATTTAAGCCTGGGTGGAAAGATATTTTCCGGATGAACCAAAATGAGATTGAGTTAGAGATGCATAAAGTCTCCCATGATCCAACCCTGGATCCAAGAAGAAAAGCGTATCTCCTTCAACACCTTATCACCAG TAAATGGATAGCTTATCAGCAGAAGTTCTCACAATCAACAACTAGTGAAGTTGATGATGATAAAGATTTACTTGGACAAATCCCATCATATCGTGATCCTGAGAAACAAATTTTTGGATGTGAGCATTACAAAAGAAACTGTAAGCTGCGTGCTGCTTGTTGCGGAAAGCTGGTTGCATGCAGGTTCTGCCATGATGAAGTCAGTGACCATTCAATGGATAG GAAGGCAACATCAGAGATGTTGTGTATGAATTGCTTACAAGTTCAGCCGGTTGGATCAGTTTGCATGACACCTTCTTGTAACGGGCTTTCAATGGCAAAGTACTATTGCAGCAGCTGCAAGTTCTTCGATGATGAACG GGATGTCTATCATTGTCCATCCTGCAATTTGTGCCGTGTTGGAAAAG AGAGAAGGGTCTTGAAAGCAACTGCCCGATATGCTGCGACTTTTTGTTCACATCAAGTACGGCTGTCAGGGCTCTTCCATGTGGTCATTACATGCATTCTGCTTGTTTCCAG GCGTATGCTTGTACACACTACAGCTGTCCTATCTGCAGCAAGTCGATGGGAGACATGTCGGTTAGGACtaacttttcatatttaa
- the LOC121782909 gene encoding zinc finger protein BRUTUS-like isoform X1, whose protein sequence is MATPVIQNGGVSVMAAAPVDQTGRAAATLRLSSPIRIFLFFHKAIRAELDGLHQTALALATNGSGGDIKQLMKKCHFLRSIYKHHCNAEDEVIFPALDIRVKNVARTYSLEHEGESVLFDQLFTLLGNDMENEESYKRELASCTGALQTSISQHMSKEEEQVFPLLSEKFSFEEQASLVWQFLCSIPVNMMAEFLPWLSSSISPDERLDMRKCLQRIIPDERLLQQIIFNWMDGVTVCNKRKRSEDDPRLSNSSHASPSTEKRDLLPSDCSGIRSSHRSSQYHPVDDILHWHKAIQKELIDIAEAARCIKFTGDFSDLSAFNRRLQFIAEVCIFHSIAEDKVIFPAVEMSFVEEHAAEESEFEKFRCLIESIESAGANSCVEFYSELCSQADHIMEMIKKHFLNEEKLVLPLARKNFSLERQRKLLYQSLCVMPLRLIESVLPWLVGSLSEEEARCFLCNMHMAAPASDTALVTLFTGWACKGYPREICLSSSAIGCYLSKETGETQEHSGRSCRNCACASSSSTTCGQTCEKPIDQANLVCSVENNICTISKTESPKASNQSCCVPGLGVNSNSLGMSSLATVKSVRSLSFGPSAPSLNSSLFNWETDNSSSISGHSRPIDNIFKFHKAIRKDLEFLDIESGKLGDCDETFLRQFTGRFRLLWGLYRAHSNAEDEIVFPALESKETLHNVSHSYTLDHKQEEELFEDISSALAELSQLHGNLSAKAASDNLNESLLGSLSSIDHLQKYNELATKIQGMCKSIKVTLDHHVLREEVELWPLFDRHFSVEEQDKLVGRIIGTTGAEVLQSMLPWVTSALTQEEQNKMVNTWKNATKNTMFSEWLDEWWGGTLAASSQASTSENNISQEIDTHESVDLSDHTFKPGWKDIFRMNQNEIELEMHKVSHDPTLDPRRKAYLLQHLITSKWIAYQQKFSQSTTSEVDDDKDLLGQIPSYRDPEKQIFGCEHYKRNCKLRAACCGKLVACRFCHDEVSDHSMDRKATSEMLCMNCLQVQPVGSVCMTPSCNGLSMAKYYCSSCKFFDDERDVYHCPSCNLCRVGKGLGIDFFHCMTCNYCLGMQLKEHKCREKGLESNCPICCDFLFTSSTAVRALPCGHYMHSACFQAYACTHYSCPICSKSMGDMSVYFGMLDALMASEVLPEEYRDGCHDILCNDCDRKGTAPFHWLYHKCGFCGSYNTRVIKVDRDNCST, encoded by the exons ATGGCGACGCCGGTTATACAGAACGGCGGCGTTTCGGTGATGGCGGCCGCGCCGGTGGATCAGACCGGCCGGGCGGCGGCCACGCTGAGGCTGTCGTCTCCGATCAGGATATTCCTGTTCTTCCACAAGGCGATTCGAGCAGAGCTGGACGGCCTTCACCAGACTGCCCTGGCTTTGGCAACTAATGGAAGCGGCGGAGATATCAAGCAATTGATGAAGAAGTGTCATTtcttaaggtcaatttacaagcACCATTGCAATGCCGAGGACGAG GTTATATTTCCTGCCCTTGACATCCGTGTGAAGAATGTGGCACGGACTTATTCTCTCGAACATGAGGGTGAAAGTGTGCTTTTTGATCAGTTGTTTACATTGTTAGGGAATGATATGGAAAATGAGGAAAGCTACAAAAGAGAGTTGGCATCTTGTACAGGAGCACTTCAAACATCAATTAGTCAGCACATGTCTAAGGAAGAGGAGCAG GTGTTCCCCTTACTTAGTGAAAAGTTTTCATTTGAGGAGCAGGCATCATTGGTTTGGCAGTTCTTGTGTAGCATTCCTGTAAATATGATGGCAGAATTCCTGCCATGGCTTTCGTCATCAATTTCACCAGATGAAAGGCTGGATATGCGTAAATGCTTGCAGAGAATCATTCCAGATGAAAGACTGCTTCAACAG ATTATTTTTAATTGGATGGATGGGGTAACTGTTTGCAACAAGCGTAAACGTTCTGAAGATGATCCCAGGCTTTCCAATAGCTCTCATGCATCCCCTTCGACTGAAAAAAGAGATCTCCTGCCATCTGATTGTAGTGGTATCAGGTCTTCGCACAGGTCTTCACAATACCATCCAGTGGATGATATATTACATTGGCATAAAGCTATCCAGAAGGAATTGATTGATATCGCTGAAGCAGCTCGATGTATAAAGTTCACTGGAGATTTTTCTGATCTATCTGCCTTCAACAGAAGGCTTCAATTTATAGCTGAAGTCTGTATTTTCCACAG CATTGCTGAGGACAAAGTTATATTCCCTGCTGTAGAAATGTCATTTGTCGAGGAGCATGCAGCAGAAGAAAGTGAATTCGAAAAATTTCGATGCTTAATAGAAAGTATTGAAAGTGCTGGAGCTAACTCATGTGTTGAATTTTATTCTGAACTATGCTCACAGGCTGATCACATAATGGAGATGATAAAGAAGCATTTTCTGAATGAGGAAAAACTG GTACTTCCACTTGCAAGGAAGAATTTCAGCCTGGAGCGACAGCGCAAACTTCTTTACCAGAGCTTATGTGTGATGCCACTCAGATTGATTGAGTCTGTCTTACCATGGTTGGTTGGTTCATTGAGTGAAGAGGAAGCTCGATGCTTTCTTTGTAACATGCACATGGCAG CCCCAGCATCTGACACTGCGTTGGTTACATTGTTTACTGGCTGGGCATGCAAGGGTTATCCTAGGGAAATCTGTTTGTCTTCTAGTGCAATTGGTTGTTATCTTTCCAAGGAAACTGGAGAAACACAAGAGCATTCTGGCAGATCTTGTCGTAACTGTGCCTGTGCAAGTTCTTCCTCTACAACTTGTGGCCAAACATGTGAGAAGCCAATTGATCAGGCAAACTTAGTGTGTTCCGTTGAAAATAATATTTGCACTATTTCAAAGACAGAATCTCCAAAAGCTTCAAATCAGTCTTGTTGTGTTCCTGGCCTAGGAGTGAATAGCAATAGTCTAGGAATGAGTTCGCTAGCCACTGTGAAATCTGTACGCTCATTATCTTTTGGTCCAAGTGCTCCTTCTCTCAACTCTAGTCTTTTTAACTGGGAAACAGATAATAGTTCCAGTATAAGTGGCCATTCAAGGCCAattgataatatttttaaatttcacaaAGCAATCCGGAAAGATTTGGAATTTCTAGATATTGAATCTGGAAAACTAGGTGATTGTGATGAAACTTTCCTGAGACAGTTTACTGGTAGATTTCGTCTTCTCTGGGGTTTGTATAGAGCGCATAGTAATGCAGAGGATGAAATTGTCTTTCCTGCTTTGGAATCAAAGGAAACTCTTCACAATGTCAGTCATTCTTACACGTTGGACCACAAACAGGAAGAAGAATTGTTTGAGGATATCTCATCTGCACTGGCAGAGCTCTCCCAACTTCATGGGAATTTGAGTGCAAAAGCTGCTAGTGACAATTTGAATGAGAGTTTATTGGGTTCTTTGAGTAGTATTGATCATTTACAAAAGTACAATGAGCTGGCTACAAAGATTCAGGGCATGTGCAAATCCATTAAAGTAACATTAGATCATCATGTCCTGCGTGAAGAGGTTGAACTTTGGCCATTGTTTGACCGGCATTTTTCTGTTGAGGAACAAGATAAGCTTGTTGGTCGCATTATTGGAACAACAGGAGCTGAGGTGCTTCAATCAATGCTGCCTTGGGTAACATCTGCTCTTACACAGGAAGAGCAAAACAAGATGGTGAACACATGGAAGAATGCAACTAAGAACACTATGTTCAGTGAATGGCTTGATGAATGGTGGGGAGGGACCCTTGCAGCATCATCACAGGCATCCACATCAGAAAATAACATCTCTCAAG AAATTGATACCCATGAATCTGTGGACCTAAGTGATCATACATTTAAGCCTGGGTGGAAAGATATTTTCCGGATGAACCAAAATGAGATTGAGTTAGAGATGCATAAAGTCTCCCATGATCCAACCCTGGATCCAAGAAGAAAAGCGTATCTCCTTCAACACCTTATCACCAG TAAATGGATAGCTTATCAGCAGAAGTTCTCACAATCAACAACTAGTGAAGTTGATGATGATAAAGATTTACTTGGACAAATCCCATCATATCGTGATCCTGAGAAACAAATTTTTGGATGTGAGCATTACAAAAGAAACTGTAAGCTGCGTGCTGCTTGTTGCGGAAAGCTGGTTGCATGCAGGTTCTGCCATGATGAAGTCAGTGACCATTCAATGGATAG GAAGGCAACATCAGAGATGTTGTGTATGAATTGCTTACAAGTTCAGCCGGTTGGATCAGTTTGCATGACACCTTCTTGTAACGGGCTTTCAATGGCAAAGTACTATTGCAGCAGCTGCAAGTTCTTCGATGATGAACG GGATGTCTATCATTGTCCATCCTGCAATTTGTGCCGTGTTGGAAAAGGTCTTGGTATAGATTTTTTCCATTGCATGACATGCAATTATTGCCTTGGGATGCAACTAAAGGAACACAAATGCAGAGAGAAGGGTCTTGAAAGCAACTGCCCGATATGCTGCGACTTTTTGTTCACATCAAGTACGGCTGTCAGGGCTCTTCCATGTGGTCATTACATGCATTCTGCTTGTTTCCAG GCGTATGCTTGTACACACTACAGCTGTCCTATCTGCAGCAAGTCGATGGGAGACATGTCG GTTTACTTTGGAATGCTCGATGCTTTAATGGCATCGGAGGTGCTCCCCGAAGAATATAGAGATGGGTGTCAT GACATCTTGTGCAACGACTGCGATAGGAAAGGAACAGCACCGTTTCATTGGCTGTATCACAAGTGTGGCTTCTGTGGTTCGTATAATACAAGAGTAATCAAGGTTGATAGGGATAATTGTTCTACTTAA
- the LOC121782909 gene encoding zinc finger protein BRUTUS-like isoform X2, giving the protein MATPVIQNGGVSVMAAAPVDQTGRAAATLRLSSPIRIFLFFHKAIRAELDGLHQTALALATNGSGGDIKQLMKKCHFLRSIYKHHCNAEDEVIFPALDIRVKNVARTYSLEHEGESVLFDQLFTLLGNDMENEESYKRELASCTGALQTSISQHMSKEEEQVFPLLSEKFSFEEQASLVWQFLCSIPVNMMAEFLPWLSSSISPDERLDMRKCLQRIIPDERLLQQIIFNWMDGVTVCNKRKRSEDDPRLSNSSHASPSTEKRDLLPSDCSGIRSSHRSSQYHPVDDILHWHKAIQKELIDIAEAARCIKFTGDFSDLSAFNRRLQFIAEVCIFHSIAEDKVIFPAVEMSFVEEHAAEESEFEKFRCLIESIESAGANSCVEFYSELCSQADHIMEMIKKHFLNEEKLVLPLARKNFSLERQRKLLYQSLCVMPLRLIESVLPWLVGSLSEEEARCFLCNMHMAAPASDTALVTLFTGWACKGYPREICLSSSAIGCYLSKETGETQEHSGRSCRNCACASSSSTTCGQTCEKPIDQANLVCSVENNICTISKTESPKASNQSCCVPGLGVNSNSLGMSSLATVKSVRSLSFGPSAPSLNSSLFNWETDNSSSISGHSRPIDNIFKFHKAIRKDLEFLDIESGKLGDCDETFLRQFTGRFRLLWGLYRAHSNAEDEIVFPALESKETLHNVSHSYTLDHKQEEELFEDISSALAELSQLHGNLSAKAASDNLNESLLGSLSSIDHLQKYNELATKIQGMCKSIKVTLDHHVLREEVELWPLFDRHFSVEEQDKLVGRIIGTTGAEVLQSMLPWVTSALTQEEQNKMVNTWKNATKNTMFSEWLDEWWGGTLAASSQASTSENNISQEIDTHESVDLSDHTFKPGWKDIFRMNQNEIELEMHKVSHDPTLDPRRKAYLLQHLITSKWIAYQQKFSQSTTSEVDDDKDLLGQIPSYRDPEKQIFGCEHYKRNCKLRAACCGKLVACRFCHDEVSDHSMDRKATSEMLCMNCLQVQPVGSVCMTPSCNGLSMAKYYCSSCKFFDDERDVYHCPSCNLCRVGKERRVLKATARYAATFCSHQVRLSGLFHVVITCILLVSRRMLVHTTAVLSAASRWETCRFTLECSML; this is encoded by the exons ATGGCGACGCCGGTTATACAGAACGGCGGCGTTTCGGTGATGGCGGCCGCGCCGGTGGATCAGACCGGCCGGGCGGCGGCCACGCTGAGGCTGTCGTCTCCGATCAGGATATTCCTGTTCTTCCACAAGGCGATTCGAGCAGAGCTGGACGGCCTTCACCAGACTGCCCTGGCTTTGGCAACTAATGGAAGCGGCGGAGATATCAAGCAATTGATGAAGAAGTGTCATTtcttaaggtcaatttacaagcACCATTGCAATGCCGAGGACGAG GTTATATTTCCTGCCCTTGACATCCGTGTGAAGAATGTGGCACGGACTTATTCTCTCGAACATGAGGGTGAAAGTGTGCTTTTTGATCAGTTGTTTACATTGTTAGGGAATGATATGGAAAATGAGGAAAGCTACAAAAGAGAGTTGGCATCTTGTACAGGAGCACTTCAAACATCAATTAGTCAGCACATGTCTAAGGAAGAGGAGCAG GTGTTCCCCTTACTTAGTGAAAAGTTTTCATTTGAGGAGCAGGCATCATTGGTTTGGCAGTTCTTGTGTAGCATTCCTGTAAATATGATGGCAGAATTCCTGCCATGGCTTTCGTCATCAATTTCACCAGATGAAAGGCTGGATATGCGTAAATGCTTGCAGAGAATCATTCCAGATGAAAGACTGCTTCAACAG ATTATTTTTAATTGGATGGATGGGGTAACTGTTTGCAACAAGCGTAAACGTTCTGAAGATGATCCCAGGCTTTCCAATAGCTCTCATGCATCCCCTTCGACTGAAAAAAGAGATCTCCTGCCATCTGATTGTAGTGGTATCAGGTCTTCGCACAGGTCTTCACAATACCATCCAGTGGATGATATATTACATTGGCATAAAGCTATCCAGAAGGAATTGATTGATATCGCTGAAGCAGCTCGATGTATAAAGTTCACTGGAGATTTTTCTGATCTATCTGCCTTCAACAGAAGGCTTCAATTTATAGCTGAAGTCTGTATTTTCCACAG CATTGCTGAGGACAAAGTTATATTCCCTGCTGTAGAAATGTCATTTGTCGAGGAGCATGCAGCAGAAGAAAGTGAATTCGAAAAATTTCGATGCTTAATAGAAAGTATTGAAAGTGCTGGAGCTAACTCATGTGTTGAATTTTATTCTGAACTATGCTCACAGGCTGATCACATAATGGAGATGATAAAGAAGCATTTTCTGAATGAGGAAAAACTG GTACTTCCACTTGCAAGGAAGAATTTCAGCCTGGAGCGACAGCGCAAACTTCTTTACCAGAGCTTATGTGTGATGCCACTCAGATTGATTGAGTCTGTCTTACCATGGTTGGTTGGTTCATTGAGTGAAGAGGAAGCTCGATGCTTTCTTTGTAACATGCACATGGCAG CCCCAGCATCTGACACTGCGTTGGTTACATTGTTTACTGGCTGGGCATGCAAGGGTTATCCTAGGGAAATCTGTTTGTCTTCTAGTGCAATTGGTTGTTATCTTTCCAAGGAAACTGGAGAAACACAAGAGCATTCTGGCAGATCTTGTCGTAACTGTGCCTGTGCAAGTTCTTCCTCTACAACTTGTGGCCAAACATGTGAGAAGCCAATTGATCAGGCAAACTTAGTGTGTTCCGTTGAAAATAATATTTGCACTATTTCAAAGACAGAATCTCCAAAAGCTTCAAATCAGTCTTGTTGTGTTCCTGGCCTAGGAGTGAATAGCAATAGTCTAGGAATGAGTTCGCTAGCCACTGTGAAATCTGTACGCTCATTATCTTTTGGTCCAAGTGCTCCTTCTCTCAACTCTAGTCTTTTTAACTGGGAAACAGATAATAGTTCCAGTATAAGTGGCCATTCAAGGCCAattgataatatttttaaatttcacaaAGCAATCCGGAAAGATTTGGAATTTCTAGATATTGAATCTGGAAAACTAGGTGATTGTGATGAAACTTTCCTGAGACAGTTTACTGGTAGATTTCGTCTTCTCTGGGGTTTGTATAGAGCGCATAGTAATGCAGAGGATGAAATTGTCTTTCCTGCTTTGGAATCAAAGGAAACTCTTCACAATGTCAGTCATTCTTACACGTTGGACCACAAACAGGAAGAAGAATTGTTTGAGGATATCTCATCTGCACTGGCAGAGCTCTCCCAACTTCATGGGAATTTGAGTGCAAAAGCTGCTAGTGACAATTTGAATGAGAGTTTATTGGGTTCTTTGAGTAGTATTGATCATTTACAAAAGTACAATGAGCTGGCTACAAAGATTCAGGGCATGTGCAAATCCATTAAAGTAACATTAGATCATCATGTCCTGCGTGAAGAGGTTGAACTTTGGCCATTGTTTGACCGGCATTTTTCTGTTGAGGAACAAGATAAGCTTGTTGGTCGCATTATTGGAACAACAGGAGCTGAGGTGCTTCAATCAATGCTGCCTTGGGTAACATCTGCTCTTACACAGGAAGAGCAAAACAAGATGGTGAACACATGGAAGAATGCAACTAAGAACACTATGTTCAGTGAATGGCTTGATGAATGGTGGGGAGGGACCCTTGCAGCATCATCACAGGCATCCACATCAGAAAATAACATCTCTCAAG AAATTGATACCCATGAATCTGTGGACCTAAGTGATCATACATTTAAGCCTGGGTGGAAAGATATTTTCCGGATGAACCAAAATGAGATTGAGTTAGAGATGCATAAAGTCTCCCATGATCCAACCCTGGATCCAAGAAGAAAAGCGTATCTCCTTCAACACCTTATCACCAG TAAATGGATAGCTTATCAGCAGAAGTTCTCACAATCAACAACTAGTGAAGTTGATGATGATAAAGATTTACTTGGACAAATCCCATCATATCGTGATCCTGAGAAACAAATTTTTGGATGTGAGCATTACAAAAGAAACTGTAAGCTGCGTGCTGCTTGTTGCGGAAAGCTGGTTGCATGCAGGTTCTGCCATGATGAAGTCAGTGACCATTCAATGGATAG GAAGGCAACATCAGAGATGTTGTGTATGAATTGCTTACAAGTTCAGCCGGTTGGATCAGTTTGCATGACACCTTCTTGTAACGGGCTTTCAATGGCAAAGTACTATTGCAGCAGCTGCAAGTTCTTCGATGATGAACG GGATGTCTATCATTGTCCATCCTGCAATTTGTGCCGTGTTGGAAAAG AGAGAAGGGTCTTGAAAGCAACTGCCCGATATGCTGCGACTTTTTGTTCACATCAAGTACGGCTGTCAGGGCTCTTCCATGTGGTCATTACATGCATTCTGCTTGTTTCCAG GCGTATGCTTGTACACACTACAGCTGTCCTATCTGCAGCAAGTCGATGGGAGACATGTCG GTTTACTTTGGAATGCTCGATGCTTTAA